The DNA window GGCTATGGCTACCCGCCGCTGCCCGAGGCGGTCACCCAGTACATTCCGCCCGTCCCGGCTGCCCCCGCCCACGGGGAGGCCGCCACGCAGTACCTCCCGCCGGTGCCGGCGGCCCCCGCGGCCTCCGCGCACGAGGAGGCGGCGACGCAGTACCTCCCGCCGGTGCCGGCGGCGCCCGCGCACGAGGAGGCGGCCACGCAGTACCTCCCGCCCGTGCCCGCCGCCCCCGAGCACGGGGAGGCCGCGACGCAGTACATCCCGCCCGTGCCGTCCGGCCCCGCGGCCGCCGGACTCGAGCCGTTCGACGGGCTGTTCCGCGGCGACGGCTCCGCCGGGCACACCCAGCACCTCCCGCCGGTCCCGCCGCGCTCGTACCCGCCGCGCGGGCAGCACCCCGTGCCGCCACAGCAGCACCACCAGCCCCACCCGGCGGCGCAGCCGCACCAGAACCCGCAGTTCGCGCCGCCCCAGCCCCCGCCCCCGCCGCCGGAGTCCCCCCGCAAGGTGTCGCCCGCGATCATCGCCGCCGTGGTCATCGGCCTGGCCGTGGTCGGGCTGGGCGTCGGCTCGCTGCTCGGCGACGGCAAGCCGCAGAACAACGACCCGGCCGCGGTTCCCCCCGCGGCCACGGCGAGCGGCGGCTCGGCCGCGCCCGCCGGCGAGGCTCCCGTCGACCCGGGCCGGCCGCAGGCCGTCCAGCTGGACAAGCTCCTCGCGGACAGCAACGACAGCCGGGCCGCGGTGATCAAGGCCGTGGAGGACATCAAGAGCTGCAGCAACCTCGACCAGGCGGCCGCCGACCTGCGCGACGCGGCCCGTCAGCGCGAGGAGCTCGTCACCCGCCTCCAGGAGCTCAAGGTGGACCAGCTCCCCGACCACGCGAAGCTGGGCGCCTCCCTCACCAAGGCCTGGAAGGCGTCCGCGGCCGCCGACAACAGCTACGCCGCCTGGGCGGACGACGTCGCCGACGACAAGTGCAAGGACGGCAAGGCCAAGAACTCCGAGAACGCCGCCGCCGGCAACAAGGCGAGCGGCGAGGCGACGAAGGCCAAGGAGTCGGCCGCGGGCCTGTGGAACACCATCGCGGCCAAGTACGGGCTCACGAAGCGGGACAAGTCGCAGCTGTGAGCCGGAACTCCCTCCGGCGCCGGCTCTTCGGCGGTGCCGGGCCCGCGTCCCCCGCCGTCACGCCGCCCGGGGGCCCTGTTCCAGCGTCGCGGTCATGTCCATCGTCTGCTCGCCCTCCTGGGCGACGAGCCGGCCCGCCTGGACGACCTGGAAGGTGACCCGGCCGTTGACGATGCGGGGGAAGCCCGCGACGGCGCGCATGTCCTGGTAGCGCCAGCTCAGGTCCGGGGTGAGGCCGCCGGTGGTGACGCCCTCCGCCTGGTTGAGCGACCGCGTGACCTTGCGGGCGGTGATGTTCTCGTCCGGCTTGAAGCGCTTCACGACCTCGTTCAGCACGGTGTACGCGATCCAGGTGGTCTGCGTCCCGCTGTCGTCGGGGTCGACCCCGTCGTCGCCGAAGGCGTGGTCGGCGATCACCTTGCGCATCGGGTCCCAGAGGGGGTCGGCCGCCACCGGGTACCAGCTGGTCAGGAACGCGCCCTCGAAGGGGCTCTCCTTGCCGCCGGTGCGGTCCACCAGGGACTGGCTGACGCTGCCGAGGACCGAGGAGATCTGCGGCTTCTTGTTCTGGGAGTCGGCGCGGCGGAAGGCGTCGAAGAAGGTCTCGGTGCGCTCGCCGAGCACGGCGGTCACACAGCTCTTGGCCTTCTGCCTCGCCTTGTCCTTGCTGTCGGCGGCGGCGCTCGTGGTGGTGCCGGCGAGGGCCTCGCGGGCCTGCGTCGACAGGTCCGCGGAGTCCTCGGCGGCCCGGATGTCGGAGGCCTCGGCCATCTTGTTGGCCTTGAGCCCGGCGTTCAGCAGGATCGGCATCGAGTCGCCCGCGAGGGTGTCGGGGCGGACCAGCGCGACCTCGTCGCAGGCGCGTCCCAGCTGGTGGCCGGCGCCGGCCAGCAGGACGGGCTGGCCGCCGTTGACCGGGTAGGAGAGGACCGACTGGAACTCCTCGGAGGAGACCCCGTAGCCGCCGATGAACGGGATGCCCTCGGCCTCCAGCGGGGCCATGAAGGCACGTCCGTGCTGGCTGTAGGAGCCGACGACGGCGACGGCCTTCTCGTCGACGGCCTTGCGGGCGCAGTCGGCCGCGCCGCTGGGCGTGTTGTTCTCGTTGCAGGTCAGGACACGCAGCTTGCGCCCGCTCAGGCCGCCCTTGGCGTTGACCCAGCGCTCGTACGCCTTGGCCATGCCGGTCATTCCGGGCATGTTGGTCGCCTTGGTGCCCTCGGGTGCGAACGTCATGACCGTGAGGGTCTGCCCGGAACCCTCCGAGTCGCCCGGGAGCACCCCGCACCCGGCGACGAGACACGCACCGATCGCCGTGGCCAGGAAGGTGCGGGAGAGGGTCGCTGTGTGTCGCCAAGCGGTCATGTCCATGCACCATTCCGCTCCACGGGTAACTGAAGAGTGAGGGGTCCGCAACATCCGGTGACGTGCAAGTGAATTACCGGGGGGAATATCATCCTCCGGTTATTCACACGCGCCTGAAGATCGCGGAGAGCGGGAACGTACGATCGACGGCGTGACATTCGCCCAAGGTTCGAAGAACTCTTCCCGTCGCGGCGGCCGCTCCTCCACCATGGGCGGCATGCCCCTGAACGACATGCCGTGGTGGCGCTGGCGCAGCAACGTGCGCTCGGCGCTGCACATGCTCTCCGATCCGGCCTTCCACGAGGACACCTGGCTCGCCGGCGCCGAAGGGTACGGCGACGTCACCGACGCCGTGTACCGGCTCGTCGAGGACACCTGGCTCGACAGCTGGTCGGCGGAGAAGTACGTCGGCACGATCTTCCGGGACTCCCAGGAGGCGGCCCTGGTCGACCTCGCCGTGCTGCGCGTGCTCCGCATCATGCACCAGGTCGGCCCCGACGCGGCCGTCTCCGCCTACCTGGAGCACCACGCCTGGCCCGAGGCGGTGCGCGCCGCACGCGAGGCGCACGTACGGCTGGCCGCGGCTGACGGGGACGACCCCGACGTGCGGCCGCGGTCGCTGGAAGTGTTGAGGATCCTCACCCGCGCGGTGTGAAAGGCTATGCGGTCATGAGCGACCCGCAGCCCGAGGCACAGCCCCAGCCCCCGCAGTACGTCCTGACCATGTCCTGCCCCGACAAGCAGGGCATCGTGCACGCCGTGTCGAGTTACCTCTTCATGACCGGCTGCAACATCGTGGACAGCCAGCAGTTCGGAGACCGTGAGACCGGACTCTTCTTCATGCGGGTGCACTTCGAGGCCGAGCCCGCGGTGACCGTCGAGAAGCTGCGCGCCAGCTTCGCCGCGATCGGCGACTCGTTCAGGATGGACTGGCAGATCCACCGCTCCGACGAGCGCATGCGGATCATCCTGATGGTGTCGAAGTTCGGCCACTGCCTGAACGACCTGCTGTTCCGCTCGAGCATCGGCGCCCTGCCGGTCGAGATCGCGGCCGTGGTCTCCAACCACACGGACTTCGCGGAGCTGGTGGGCTCGTACGACATCCCGTTCGTGCACATCCCCGTGACGAAGGACACGAAGGCGGCGGCGGAGGCGCAGCTGCTGGAGCTCGTCCGCGCGGAGAACGTCGAGCTGGTCGTCCTCGCGCGGTACATGCAGGTGCTGTCCGACACCCTGTGCAAGGAGATGAGCGGCCGGATCATCAACATCCACCACTCGTTCCTGCCGAGCTTCAAGGGCGCGAAGCCGTACCACCAGGCGCACGCCCGGGGTGTGAAGCTGATCGGCGCGACCGCGCACTACGTGACGGCGGACCTCGACGAGGGGCCGATCATCGAGCAGGAGGTCGAGCGGGTGGGCCACGAGGTGACCCCCGACCAGCTGGTGGCGGTGGGCCGCGACGTGGAGTGCCAGGCGCTCGCGCGCGCGGTGAAGTGGCACAGCGAACACCGCGTCCTCCTCAACGGCTCCCGCACGGTCGTCTTCGCGTAGCCCTCCTGGGCACGGCGCGAGCAGCCCGTGCGCCGGGGCCGGCCAGGACGGGGGCGGGGTGGGGTGGGGTGTTGTCCGGGACGTAAAACGTGATTTGTTGGCGCGGCAGCAGCGGCCGCCAACGCAGCCCCGCCCAAGGCGCCATGAATCATGAGTCCCGGACAACACCCCACCCCGCCCCCGTCCCCACGCAGCCCCGGCCCAGCCCCGGCAGGGCAAGGCCCGCCCGCGAAGCCCCGGCAGGACACGCCCCAGCCCCGCAGGGGGTCAGGCCCGCCCCGGGCCGGGGACACCGCAGCCCCCGGCAGGGGCCAAGTCCCGCCCCGGCACGGGAAGAGGGCCCGCCCAAGCGAAGCCGCGGCACGGGCCAAGGCCCTCCGGCAGGGGCCCAGGCCGGCGCCCCGCGGCACGGGACAAGGCCCCCCCGTCAGGGGCCAAGGCCCGCCCCGGCACGGGAAGAAGGCCCGCCCAAGCGAAGCCCCCGGCACGGGACACCGCAGCCCGGGCACGGGAACAAGGCCCCCCGGCACGGGAGGAAGGCCCGCCCCGGCACGGGACACCGCAGCCCGGGCACGGGAACAAGGCCCCCCGGCACGGGAGCAAGGCCCGCCCCGGCAGGGGACACCGCGCCGCGCCGGCAAAGGGCACCCACCAGGCGGCCGAGCCCCCCGCAGGGGTCAGGCGTCGGGCGCCTCCACCCCGCAGTACGACGCGAACGCCGTCAGGATCTCCTCCTCCGAGATGCGGCCGTCGCCGTCCGTGTCGAGGGCGGCGGCCACCCGCGCGGCCAGCTCCGGCGCGGTGCCGAGGACGCGCAGGACGCGGGCCGCGGCCGCCGGGGTCGCGCCCGCGCCGTCCTCGTCCGCCACCGCGATAACGGCCCGCAGGAACGGCCGCGCGATCTCCGCGAACCGGTCCGGGTTGTCCCGCAGCCGCTTCGCCGCGCCGGTGATGAACTCCTCGCGGGACACCCGCTGGTCCCCGTCGACGTCCGCGATTCCGGCCATGCCCTGCCAGAACGCCTCGGCGCCGGCGAAGACGGTCTGGCCCTTGTCCGACCGGGCCGTGGTGCCGAATTCGGCCAGGACGGCCTTCGCGGCCGCGCTGAAGTCCTCCCGGTCGATATACCCGGACCCGTCCTGGTCGAAGGTGGCGAATCGGGCGGCGATCTTGCGCTCGTATTCTGCGCTGTCCATGTTCGGCGTTCCGCCTTCACGTGTGCGGTGGGTTCAGATCAAGACAAGGCAGGAGCGTAAGGCCTCGGTGGCCTGTGCGTTAAGCGAACCGGTCAAGGGCGCGAACGCATCGAACCCGCGCACGGGGAGCGCGGCGGGGCGCGTACACCTGTCCCCATGTGCCGCCGTCGTCACCACGGTTCACACACCGCCACGCCCCTATCACGGAGGGCTCACTTCCAGGGTGACCTTCCCGCAAAACGGGCGCGATGGGCCGGGTGCCCATTACATTCGATGCGTCGACACACGGCTGGGGGCACTATGCCTAAGGACGTATCACCGCGCTGGGACCGCCGCATGCAGCAACGCCTTGCCCGCGGCGAGGCCGCCGCGCTCGGTGAGCTGTACGACCGCTTCGCCTCGCTCGTGCACAGCCTGGCGCACCGCGTCCTGGGCGACGAGAAGGCCGCGGACCGGATCACCCGCGAGGTCTTCGGCTACATCTGGGAGAACCCGGACGCCTACGACCCCAAACAGGGCTCCATGCGCTCCTGGGTCGCCCGGATCACCCAGGGCCAGGCGGTGGCCCGGCTGCGCCAGGCCGAGCTGGGCCGCGGCTCGCGCGAGGAGCTCGAGCAGAAGGTCCGCAGTGCCAACGCCGCCGCCCGCGCGGACTACATCGTCACCTCCATGCCCGCGCCGCTGCGTGCCGCGCTCGAACTCGCGTATTTCAAAAGGCGCGACTACCGGCAGGCCGCCGCCGACCTCCAGATCAGCGAGGACGAGGCGCGCCGCCGGCTCAGGCTCGGGCTCCAGCTGCTGTCGACCGCCAACGCCCTCCCGCAGGAGGACTCCGCCCAGCCCGGATATGGAACGTCGCGATGAACGGCCCCGCCGAGTGGCCCGAGGACGGATACGAGCGCCCCGCGGGCCCGGCCCGGATACCGGGCCCGCGCGGCGCCGCCGACGACTTCGACCCGCGGCACGCGCCGCCGTTGCTGCCGCTGCCGCCGCCGGCCGCGGAACCGCCCTCGCACGCCGTGCTGAAGTCGCTGCTCGGCGCGTGGGCGCTGGCCGCGTGCTCCGCCGAGGAGACGCAGGCGGTGGAGGACCACCTCACCGAGTGCGCGCCCTGCGCGGAGGAGGCGCTGCGGCTGCGCGACGCGGTGGGGCTGCTGCACCCGGAGGAGAACCTCGACCTGGGGCCGCTGCTGCGCTCCCGGGTGCTGGAGGACTGCCTGGGCAAGCGGCCGGCCCGGATCCCGGTGCCGGTGTGGGCGAACCCGTACGACACCGAGACCGCGCGGCTCGACGCGCTGCTCCAGGACTTCGGGGACTCGGAGTGGCACACCCCGGTCCGGCTGAAGTGGTTCGAAGACGAGCGGCGCAAGACGCAGCGGACGACGGTGGCGGGCGTGATCGGGCACCTGCTGGCGGTGGACGGCCTGGTGGCCACCGCGCTGGGGCTGGACGATCCGCTGGGCAAGGAGGTGCGGCCGGGCGCCGGCCCGGCCGAACGGTCGGAGCACTTCTGGCAGGCGTCGGCGTACCCGACCACGCGGCAGGTCCGCGAGCCGTGGCGGGAGCAGGGGCACACGCTGGTGCGTACGGTCTCCTTCGCCGGGCGAGGTGTGGCGGAACTGGCGGTGGACTACGGCGGTTTCGCCCTTCCGCTCGGGGACGCGTTCCTGGAGCGGGCCTTCGAGTGCTGGGTGCACGCGTGGGACATCGCGGAGGCGGTGGACTACCCGTACGAGCCGCCGACCGGGCCGCACCTGCACCGGATGATCGACCTGGCGGCCCGCCTGCTCCCGGGCGCGCTGGCACAGCGCCGCCGTGCGGGCCTGGCGGCGCCGGCGCGGGGTCTGGTCGCGGCGGGTGCGCCGGGACGGACGCTGCACTTGGAGATCGAGGGCGCCGGCGGCGGCGGGTGGGACATCGCGCTGGACTCGCCGGGGGCCGTGCCGTCGGTCGAGCGGACGGTGGCGGAGATCGCGCTGGACCGCGTCGAGTTCTGCCAGCTGGCTGCCGGGCACATCTCCCCGGAGGAGGCGGCCGCGGGCCAGCACGGCGACCGCGAAGCCATCCGCGACGTCCTCTTCGCCGCCGCGTCCTTGAGCCGCATGTGACCTGCGGGCCGCCTGCTGGGGCTCCGCCCCAGACCCTCCCCCAGCCCCCGTCGGGGGGACCCCCGCGCCTCAAACGCCGGCCGGGCCGGAAGGTCAGCCCCGCCGGCGTTTGAGGCGCGGGGGTGCGGGGGCGGAGGCCCCGAAGCGGGGCCCGGGGCGGAGCCCCCGGGAAACGGAGAAAGGGCGGGGCGGGGAACGGCTCCGCGCAGCGGCACCCGCCCCCGCCACGGCTACGCGAAACGCTCCCTGAGCCGGTACTTCAGAACCTTCCGCAGCGCCTCGTTACGAGGCAGCGCATCCACCACCTCCAACCGCTCCGGCAGCTTGTGCGTCGCCAGCCCCGCCCCCCGCAGGTACGCCGTCACCTCCGCCAGGGTCGGCGGCGCGGCCGAACCCGCCGGCCGCTCCACCACCGCGCACACCCGCTCCCCCCGCTCCGCGTCCGGCAGCCCGATCACCGCCACGTCCGCGACCCCCGGCAGTTCGTGCAGCAGGTCCTCGATCTCCTTCGCCGAGATGTTCTCGCCCTTGCGGATGATGACGTCCTTGCTGCGCCCGGTCAGCACCAGGTACCCGTCCTCGGTGAGGTGCCCGAGGTCCCCGGTGATCAGGTAGCCCTCCGCGTCGAAGACCTCGGGCGCGCCCGGCGCCTGGTCCCGGTTGAGATACCCCTGGCAGACCGCCTCCCCCCGGAGCCGGACCTCCCCGTCCGTCCCCGCGGGCAGCGCCCCGCCGTCCGGGCCCGTGATGCGGATGGACATCCCGGCCGGGGGCCGGCCCTCGGTGGTGGCCAGGTGCTCCGCCGTGTCGTCCGGGGAGCCCATGGTGATCATCGGGACCTCGGTCATGCCGTAGCCGTGGGTCAGCTGGCAGCCCATCTCCCGCACGACGGCGTGGTAGATCTCCGGCGGCTTCGGCGCGCCGCCACCGGCGAGCAGCCGCAGGGTGGGAACGAGCTTCGTGGCGGGGTCCTTGCGCTGCTCGGCGAGGAACATGGAGTAGAAGGCCGTGGAGCCGCCGGCCACGGTGACCCCGTGGCGCCGGTAGCCGTCCAGCGCGTCGGGCATCGCGAACTTCTCGAAGAGGACCGCGGGGAAGCCGTACAGCAGCAGCATCACGGTGTAGTCGGGCCCGGCTATGTGCGCGAAGGGGAAGGCCATCGAGCCGACGTCGGCCGGAGTCAGGTGCAGGGCGTGCGCGAGGCAGGAGCCGCCCGCGATCAGCGAACGGTCGGTGTGCAGGACGCCCTTGGGGTCGGAGGTGGTGCCGGAGGTCCAGTAGATCCACCGGACATCGGTGCCGGAGGCGGGCGGCGGGGGCAGGACGGAGGGGTCGCCGTCCGGGAGGGCGGAGTACGCCTCGAAGACGCCGCGAGCGCCGAGCCGTTCGGCCATCGCGGGGTGGTCGAAGCCACGCCAGACGCCGGGGACGGCGAAGAACTCGGCTTTGGACTCGCGGAGCGCGAAGCCGACCTCCCGGTCCCGGTAGAAGGGGATCACGGGGGACTGGACGGCTCCGATCCGGGCGAGGGCGGCCGAGAGCAGGACGGTCTCGATGCGGGTGGGCAGCTGCCAGGCGACGACGGTGCCGGGGCGCACGCCCATGGCGTACAGGCCGGCGGCGGCCCGCTCGGAGCGGTCGCGCAGCTCCCCGAAGGTCAGCCGGCGGTCGTCGGCGGGGTGCTGTGCGGCCTCGATGAGGACGGTGGTGTCCGGGGTCAGGGCGGCGCGGCGGGCGATCAGTTCCCACAGGGTCGCGGACCGGCTCAGCTCCTTCGCGGTGCCGGTCGTCGTGTCCGTCATCCCAGACCTCCCATGGCTGCCCCAGTTAACTGACGGATAGTCAGATCAAGCGGAGAGCGTAGAGCGCCGGCGCTTGTCGGTCCAGGGGTGGCGGAGCTAGCTTGTTTCTGACGATCCATCAGATTGGGGAGACGGCATGGGACTGGAACTGCCACGGATCATCAGCGTCGACGACCACGTGATCGAGCCCGCGCACCTCTTCGACGTCTGGCTCCCGGCCAAGTACCGGGACCGCGGCCCCCAGCCGCTCACCGCGGGCATCGGCGAGCTGGAGTACACCGGCGGCAAGTACGTGATCACCATGGACCCCGACGGCCCGCCGACCGACTGGTGGATCTACGAGGACCTGCAGTTCCCGTACAAGCGCAACATCGCCGCCGTCGGATTCGACCGCGACGACATGACGCTGGAGGGGATCACGCGGGAGGAGATGCGCCGGGGCTGCTGGGACCCCAAGGCACGCCTGGCCGACATGGACCTCAACCACGTCGAGGCCTCGCTGTGCTTCCCGACCTTCCCCCGGTTCTGCGGCCAGACCTTCGCCGAGGCCCACGACAAGGAGGTCGCCCTCGCCTGCGTGCGCGCCTACAACGACTGGATGGTCGAGGAGTGGTGCGGGGACAGCGGCGGCCGGCTGATCCCGCTGTGCATCATCCCGCTGTGGGACATCGACCTGGCGGTCGCCGAGATCCGGCGCAACGCGGCCCGCGGCGTGCGCGCGGTGACCTTCTCCGAGATCCCGACCCACCTCGGGCTGCCGTCGATCCACTCCGGCTACTGGGACCCCTTCTTCGCCGTCTGCCAGGAGACCGGCACGGTGGTCAACATGCACATCGGGTCCAGCTCCCAGATGCCCGCCGCCTCCCCCGACGCGCCGCCCGCCGTCCAGGCCTCGCTCAGCTTCAACAACGCGATGGCCTCGATGATGGACTTCCTGTTCAGCGGGGTGCTGGTGAAGTTCCCGACGCTCAAGCTGGCCTACAGCGAGGGGCAGATGGGCTGGATCCCGTACGCCCTGGAGCGCGCCGACGACGTCTGGCAGGAGCACCGCGCCTGGGGCGGGGTCCGCGACCTGATCCCCGAGCCGCCGTCCACGTACTACTACCGGCAGATGTTCTGCTGCTTCTTCCGCGACAAGCACGGCATCGCCTCCCTCGACGTGGTGGGCCGGGACAACGCGACGTTCGAGACCGACTACCCGCACGTGGACTCGACCTTCCCGCACACCAAGGAGGTAGCCCTCGACCACGTGGGTGGCCTCGACGAGGAGACGGTCTACAAGCTGATGCGCGGCAACGCCATCCGCATGCTCGGCCTGGACCTCGACCGGGACCGGGTCGAGGGCCGCTGATGGACCTGGCCTACACGCAAGAGGAGCAGGAGTTCCGGGCGCGACTGCGCGCCTGGCTCGGCAAGGTGCTGCCCGAGCTGCCCGCCAGGCCCTCGCCGGACGACTGGCCCGGGCGGCGGGCGTACGACCTGGGCTGGCAGCGCAGGCTGTACGAGGCCGGTTACGCGGGCCTGCACTGGCCGGTGGACGCGGGCGGCCGCGGGGCCACCCCGACCCAGCACCTGATCTTCCTGGAGGAGACCGAGCGCGCGGGGGCCCCGTACGTCGGCGCCAACTTCGTCGGGCTGCTGCACGCCGGCCCGACCATCGCCGCCGAGGGGACGGCGCGGCAGCGGGCGCGCTGGCTGCCGCCGGTGCTGCGCGGCGAAGAGGTGTGGTGCCAGGGTTTCAGCGAGCCGGACGCCGGCTCCGACCTGGCCTCCCTGCGCACGCGAGCGGTCCGCGACGGCGACGCGTACGTGATCACGGGGTCGAAGATCTGGACCTCGCACGCGGAGGTCGCCGACTGGTGCGAACTGCTCGTACGGACGGACGCCGAGGCCCCCAAGCACCGCGGGATCTCCTGGCTGGCCATGCCCATGGACGCGCCGGGGGTGACCGTCCGGCCGCTGCGCACGCTGGCCGGGTCCACGGAGTTCGCGGAGGTGTTCCTGGACGAGGTGCGGGTGCCGGTCGCCAACCGGGTCGGGGCGGAGAACGACGGCTGGCGGGTCACCATGGTCACCCTGTCCTTCGAGCGGGGCACGGCCTTCGTCGGGGAGGTCGTCGCCTGCCGCCGGACCCTGGGCGAGCTGGCCCGTACGGCGAAGGCGAACGGGCGCTGGGACGACGCGGTGCTGCGGCGCCGGCTGGGGCGGCTGTACGGGGAGTTCGGCGCGCTGTGGCGGCTCACGCAGTGGAACGTGAGCGAGTCGGAGCGGTCGGGCGGGGTCCCCGGTATCGGCGGCTCCGTCTTCAAGCTGGCCTACTCGCACGCGCGGCAGGAGCTGTACGAGGTGGCGGCGCAGGTGCTGGGGCCGCTGTCCCTGTCGCTGGAGGAGGAGTGGACGCTGGACCGGCTCTCCTCGCTCTCCTACACGATCGCGGCGGGCACCTCGCAGATCCAGCGGAACATCGTCGCCGAGCGGATCCTCGGCCTCCCGAAGGGCCGGTGAGGGGCATGGACTTCCAGCCGACCGAGGAGCAGCGGGACCTGCGGGCGGGCGTACGGGACCTCCTGGCGGGCCGCTACGGGCGCGAGGCCCTGCGGGCGTCGGTGGACTCGGGGGTGTGCGTGGACCGGGGGCTGTGGCGGGAGCTGGGCGGGGCGGGCTTCTTCGCGCTGCGGCTGCCTGAGTCCGAGGGCGGGGTCGGGCTGGGGTTGGCGGAGGCGGTGATCGTCTTCGAGGAGGCCGGGCGGGCGCTGCTGCCGGGGCCGCTGGTGGCCACGCACCTGGCCGCCGGGGTGGTCCCGGGGGCGGCGTCCGGGACCGCGGTGGTCACCGCGTTCGACCTGGGCGGGGGCCTGGTCTCCTACCTGGGGGAGGCGGACGCGGTACTGGGCGCCCCGGGGCTGCCCGCCGGCTCCCCGGTCCGCTCGGCGGACCCGCTGACGCCGCTGCACCGGGTCCCGGCGGGCGCGGACGTGTCCTCGTACACCGCCGAGGGGGCGGTGCTGACGGCCGCGCTGCAGGTCGGGAGTGCGCTGCGGACGCTGGAGCTGGCGGTGCGGTACGCGGGGGAGCGCGAGCAGTTCGGGCAGCCGATCGGGGCGTTCCAGGCGGTCAAGCACCTGTGCGCGCAGATGCTGGTGCGGGCGGAGGTGGCCCGTACGGCGGTCTACGCGGCGGCGGTGGCTTCGGCGTCCGGGGAGGGGTCCGCGGCGGGTTCGTCGGAGATCGCGGCGGCCAAGCTGCTGGCGGACGAGGCCGCGGTGGCCAATGCCCGGGACTGCCTCCAGGTGCACGGCGGGATGGGCTTCACGTGGGAGGCGGACGTCCATCTGCACCTGAAGCGGGCGTGGGTGCGGGCGGAGCAGTGGCGGACCGCGACGGAGGCGGAGGAGCTGCTGGCGGCTGAACTGCTGGGCTCGGCGCCGTAGCCGGCTGTTACGGGAGGGAAGGCGCGGGACGCATGTCCGATTACAGAGAGTTGATATCCGTTTGTGTCCTTCGCCCTCCGCCTTAGGGCCCGGAGTCCGGGGGTCGCTCCGGTACGCTCCCACGAATGCGAGCGGTTGAGCGGCGCAGGCGTCGCACAGTATGCACCACGCCCACTCCTTCGCACGGGAATATGCCCGAAGCGCTTGTTGTGGTGACTGTACGTCAACCATGCTGCTGCGCAAGGGGATCACAGTGGGTGATCCCATCCTGTCGCGAGGCGAAGTGTCCGCCGGTTCGGATGGTGTGAGCGGTGCAGGTGCTTCAGGTTCAGCT is part of the Streptomyces subrutilus genome and encodes:
- a CDS encoding acyl-CoA dehydrogenase, which codes for MDLAYTQEEQEFRARLRAWLGKVLPELPARPSPDDWPGRRAYDLGWQRRLYEAGYAGLHWPVDAGGRGATPTQHLIFLEETERAGAPYVGANFVGLLHAGPTIAAEGTARQRARWLPPVLRGEEVWCQGFSEPDAGSDLASLRTRAVRDGDAYVITGSKIWTSHAEVADWCELLVRTDAEAPKHRGISWLAMPMDAPGVTVRPLRTLAGSTEFAEVFLDEVRVPVANRVGAENDGWRVTMVTLSFERGTAFVGEVVACRRTLGELARTAKANGRWDDAVLRRRLGRLYGEFGALWRLTQWNVSESERSGGVPGIGGSVFKLAYSHARQELYEVAAQVLGPLSLSLEEEWTLDRLSSLSYTIAAGTSQIQRNIVAERILGLPKGR
- a CDS encoding acyl-CoA dehydrogenase family protein — protein: MDFQPTEEQRDLRAGVRDLLAGRYGREALRASVDSGVCVDRGLWRELGGAGFFALRLPESEGGVGLGLAEAVIVFEEAGRALLPGPLVATHLAAGVVPGAASGTAVVTAFDLGGGLVSYLGEADAVLGAPGLPAGSPVRSADPLTPLHRVPAGADVSSYTAEGAVLTAALQVGSALRTLELAVRYAGEREQFGQPIGAFQAVKHLCAQMLVRAEVARTAVYAAAVASASGEGSAAGSSEIAAAKLLADEAAVANARDCLQVHGGMGFTWEADVHLHLKRAWVRAEQWRTATEAEELLAAELLGSAP